AATGAACTTAACGTGCTACTTATCGAAGACGATAAGAAAAAAGCCGACATTCTGATGAGTGCTTTAGATCACTCACAATACTGTATTAAACACGTCGCATCTTCGGGTATGTCATTGCTCAAGCAAGTTGAACAACTGCAACCTGATGTCATTATTATCGATGTAGAATCCCCAAGTCGCGATATTCTCGACAGCCTCAGCATTATTTCACACGCCAATCCTAAACCTGTTGTCATGTTCTCGGAACAAGAAGATACCGAAACCATTAATCAAACAGTGAAATCTGGGGTTAGTGCCTATATTGCCGGCGATATAAATCCTATTCGGGTGCGCTCCATTTTAGATACCGCCGTCGCGCGTTTTTCAGAATACCAAGCGCTAAAAAGTGAACTGGTCAAAACCAAGCAAAAGCTTTCTAGCCAGCGCGTGGTTGAACAAGCAAA
The nucleotide sequence above comes from Thalassotalea euphylliae. Encoded proteins:
- a CDS encoding ANTAR domain-containing response regulator, with the protein product MQKQQLNELNVLLIEDDKKKADILMSALDHSQYCIKHVASSGMSLLKQVEQLQPDVIIIDVESPSRDILDSLSIISHANPKPVVMFSEQEDTETINQTVKSGVSAYIAGDINPIRVRSILDTAVARFSEYQALKSELVKTKQKLSSQRVVEQAKVWLMETKSLTEKEAYHRIRKMAMDNSQKLEDVAKNILSLAQMLEKSS